The proteins below are encoded in one region of Xenopus laevis strain J_2021 chromosome 8L, Xenopus_laevis_v10.1, whole genome shotgun sequence:
- the LOC108704464 gene encoding golgin subfamily A member 2-like isoform X1 gives MKVLDSDINSHDADDGSDNCKTPTMSHPDNPIFQETEYDGRNSQPAENRSLSSTDGLRQLSEQLNGFVSQSNSYVNGENIISSSSPELESRFQELAAALDSSNLTNNQFSTKIEELKQQNQEIADLMEKEKKGFEQKFVKEQGALREQLQVHIQTIGILVSEKSELQTALSHTQQAARHKAAESEDLALRLQSTRQRVAELERTLSSISAQQKQAEKLNKELEKERDGLRLESLKNSKSNEELKQQNSELSEKLNTLISENAAMRLEAGDLMKKLEMAELMIQQFSNHTGAPDTNQQLRMVLEERDQLGVQLAQMSETIQQLTAERDQYLENLKEEGFVWQERVRLLSEQIQTLGQEKHTAQVQVEQLETRVTELLLASAELTDTEPTPLSGPSEIELALQREVEQLQQNLNDLQDRYQAQVQDNSQLSWLNQEQEERLLELEKTLQRQSEDNVDKQQILENMQSDKATISRALTQNRQLKEHLAELQNGFVKMTNENMELTDALQSEQHVKKELAKKLGQLQETLGDFKEQLAAKEQDIQLLQSQRDEVSAHLQQYSAAYQQVSIEKEEIQRQYLLQAQLMDRLQHEEVQGKVSAEMHQKELQKSRENLELLTKENQELRAQVLQIRSEPDSRVLNRIEGDGVESEVYEDEIPKASLDIPEDFENREEMVTFITSSIAKVQGQREEVERQLTEQKRYCQDLLRQISEIRRQQSSGTMHHAAALGMESIPREVYDALQSAMEKLQLRFTDLKQERVELKDRVEELEHRCIQLSGETDTIGEYIALYQSQRAILKQRHNEKEEYISRLAQDKEEMKAKLLELQVLVMRLVTERNEWYRRFVEATQGPQTGPGEFPAENLMELEAKEYGALEEVSLEEDGGQEKVQSLPHLAAPQERPNPTSGSEDPTTKQIMQLLHEIQNPQERPGALLQNPCIPFFYRADENDEVRIMVI, from the exons ATGAAG GTTTTGGATAGTGACATTAACTCGCATGACGCTGACGATGGCTCAGACAATTGTAAAACCCCAACCATGTCTCACCCTGATAACCCCATATTCCAG GAAACTGAATATGATGGCAGGAATTCACAGCCAGCGGAGAACAG GTCTCTCTCGTCAACAGACGGCCTCCGGCAACTTTCAGAACAACTTAACGGCTTTGTGTCACAG TCAAATTCCTATGTTAACGGAGAAAATATCATCTCAAGTAGCAGCCCAGAACTGGAG TCTCGTTTCCAGGAGCTGGCTGCTGCTCTGGACTCCAGCAATCTAACCAACAACCAGTTCAGTACAAAGATAGAGGAACTG aaacaaCAAAATCAAGAGATTGCAGATCTGATGGAAAAG gagaaaaaaggttttgaacaAAAGTTTGTGAAGGAGCAAGGTGCACTGAGGGAACAACTGCAG GTTCACATCCAGACTATTGGCATCTTGGTCTCGGAAAAATCCGAGCTGCAAACAGCTCTATCTCACACACAGCAGGCTGCACGGCATAAAGCAG CTGAGTCTGAGGATCTTGCACTACGTTTGCAATCTACCAGACAGAGAGTGGCAGAGCTGGAACGGACTCTCTCTTCCATTTCGGCACAGCAGAAGCAGGCggaaaag CTGAATAAGGAACTAGAGAAGGAACGCGATGGCCTTCGACTTGAGTCCTTGAAGAACAG TAAAAGCAACGAGGAGCTGAAGCAGCAAAACTCTGAGCTCTCTGAGAAACTGAACACGCTTATTTCTGAGAATGCAGCCATGAGGTTGGAGGCAGGAGATCTTATGAAGAAGCTGGAGATGGCCGAGCTCATGATTCAACAG TTCTCCAATCATACAGGAGCGCCAGACACAAATCAGCAGCTTCGGATGGTTTTGGAAGAGCGAGATCAGCTTGGAGTCCAGTTAGCACAG ATGTCCGAGACTATCCAACAACTAACAGCTGAACGTGACCAGTACTTAGAGAATCTGAAGGAAGAAGGGTTTGTCTGGCAGGAAAGAGTCCGGCTTCTTTCTGAACAG ATCCAGACCTTGGGCCAGGAGAAACATACAGCCCAGGTACAGGTGGAACAGTTGGAGACGAGGGTTACAGAGCTTTTGCTGGCATCTG CTGAGCTAACAGACACTGAGCCCACACCACTTTCAGGACCCTCTGAAATTGAGCTGGCCTTGCAGAGAGAGGTGGAGCAGCTACAGCAGAATTTAAATGATCTGCAGGACAGGTATCAGGCTCAGGTGCAGGACAACAGTCAACTGAGCTGGCTAAACCAGGAACAGGAAGAGCGCCTGCTGGAACTGGAGAAGACATTACAACGCCAAAGTGAAGATAATGTAGACAAGCAGCAGATCCTGGAAAACATGCAGAGTGATAAAGCCACGATCAGCCGGGCACTGACCCAGAACAGGCAACTGAAGGAACATTTGGCTGAGCTCCAGAATGGATTTGTCAAAATG ACAAATGAAAACATGGAGCTCACCGATGCATTGCAGAGTGAGCAGCATGTGAAAAAGGAGCTGGCCAAGAAGTTGGGGCAGTTACAGGAGACTTTGGGCGATTTTAAAGAGCAG CTGGCTGCAAAGGAGCAGGACATACAGCTTCTGCAGAGTCAGCGAGATGAGGTCTCTGCTCACCTCCAGCAGTACAGTGCAGCATATCAGCAGGTTTCCATTGAGAAAGAAGAGATCCAGAGGCAGTATCTCCTGCAGGCTCAGCTTATGGACAGATTGCAGCACGAGGAGGTGCAGGGGAAAGTCAGTGCAGAGATGCACCAGAAGGAGTTGCAAAAGAGCAGA GAGAACCTGGAGCTTCTCACCAAAGAAAACCAAGAGCTAAGAGCGCAAGTGCTCCAGATCCGTAGTGAGCCAGATAGCAGAGTGCTCAATAGGATAGAAG GAGATGGAGTGGAGAGTGAAGTGTATGAAGATGAGATTCCCAAGGCTTCTCTGGACATCCCTGAGGACTTTGAAAACAGAGAAGAGATG GTAACATTCATCACCTCTTCCATAGCAAAGGTGCAAGGGCAGCGGGAAGAGGTGGAAAGACAGCTGACCGAACAAAAGAGGTACTGTCAAGATCTATTGCGTCAGATATCCGAGATAAGGCGGCAGCAATCATCTGGAACAATGCATCATGCAGCAG CTCTTGGTATGGAAAGCATTCCCAGAGAGGTGTATGATGCATTGCAAAGTGCCATGGAGAAACTTCAA CTCCGGTTTACTGACTTGAAGCAGGAGAGAGTGGAGCTAAAGGATCGCGTAGAAGAGCTGGAGCATCGATGTATTCAGCTGTCAGGAGAAACAGACACTATTG GAGAATACATTGCACTTTATCAGAGCCAGAGAGCTATACTGAAGCAGCGTCATAATGAAAAGGAGGAGTACATTAGCCGACTGGCTCAGGACAAAGAGGAGATGAAG GCTAAGCTGCTGGAATTGCAAGTCTTGGTCATGAGGCTGGTAACTGAGCGCAATGAATGGTACAGGAGGTTTGTGGAAGCAACCCAGGGTCCCCAGACAGGGCCAGGAGAGTTTCCAGCAGAAAACCTTATGGAACTTGAAGCAAAAGAGTATGGAG CTCTGGAGGAAGTCAGCTTAGAAGAGGATGGGGGACAGGAAAAAGTCCAGTCATTGCCTCATTTGGCTGCCCCTCAGGAACGACCAAACCCAACCTCTGGATCAGAAGACCCAACCACTAAGCAAATTATGCAACTTCTGCATGAGATACAAAATCCCCAGGAACGGCCCGGTGCCTTGCTGCAGAATCCCTGCATCCCCTTTTTCTACCGTGCCGACGAGAACGACGAGGTCCGAATTATGGTGATTTGA
- the LOC108704464 gene encoding golgin subfamily A member 2-like isoform X2, which produces MSHPDNPIFQETEYDGRNSQPAENRSLSSTDGLRQLSEQLNGFVSQSNSYVNGENIISSSSPELESRFQELAAALDSSNLTNNQFSTKIEELKQQNQEIADLMEKEKKGFEQKFVKEQGALREQLQVHIQTIGILVSEKSELQTALSHTQQAARHKAAESEDLALRLQSTRQRVAELERTLSSISAQQKQAEKLNKELEKERDGLRLESLKNSKSNEELKQQNSELSEKLNTLISENAAMRLEAGDLMKKLEMAELMIQQFSNHTGAPDTNQQLRMVLEERDQLGVQLAQMSETIQQLTAERDQYLENLKEEGFVWQERVRLLSEQIQTLGQEKHTAQVQVEQLETRVTELLLASAAELTDTEPTPLSGPSEIELALQREVEQLQQNLNDLQDRYQAQVQDNSQLSWLNQEQEERLLELEKTLQRQSEDNVDKQQILENMQSDKATISRALTQNRQLKEHLAELQNGFVKMTNENMELTDALQSEQHVKKELAKKLGQLQETLGDFKEQLAAKEQDIQLLQSQRDEVSAHLQQYSAAYQQVSIEKEEIQRQYLLQAQLMDRLQHEEVQGKVSAEMHQKELQKSRENLELLTKENQELRAQVLQIRSEPDSRVLNRIEGDGVESEVYEDEIPKASLDIPEDFENREEMVTFITSSIAKVQGQREEVERQLTEQKRYCQDLLRQISEIRRQQSSGTMHHAAALGMESIPREVYDALQSAMEKLQLRFTDLKQERVELKDRVEELEHRCIQLSGETDTIGEYIALYQSQRAILKQRHNEKEEYISRLAQDKEEMKAKLLELQVLVMRLVTERNEWYRRFVEATQGPQTGPGEFPAENLMELEAKEYGALEEVSLEEDGGQEKVQSLPHLAAPQERPNPTSGSEDPTTKQIMQLLHEIQNPQERPGALLQNPCIPFFYRADENDEVRIMVI; this is translated from the exons ATGTCTCACCCTGATAACCCCATATTCCAG GAAACTGAATATGATGGCAGGAATTCACAGCCAGCGGAGAACAG GTCTCTCTCGTCAACAGACGGCCTCCGGCAACTTTCAGAACAACTTAACGGCTTTGTGTCACAG TCAAATTCCTATGTTAACGGAGAAAATATCATCTCAAGTAGCAGCCCAGAACTGGAG TCTCGTTTCCAGGAGCTGGCTGCTGCTCTGGACTCCAGCAATCTAACCAACAACCAGTTCAGTACAAAGATAGAGGAACTG aaacaaCAAAATCAAGAGATTGCAGATCTGATGGAAAAG gagaaaaaaggttttgaacaAAAGTTTGTGAAGGAGCAAGGTGCACTGAGGGAACAACTGCAG GTTCACATCCAGACTATTGGCATCTTGGTCTCGGAAAAATCCGAGCTGCAAACAGCTCTATCTCACACACAGCAGGCTGCACGGCATAAAGCAG CTGAGTCTGAGGATCTTGCACTACGTTTGCAATCTACCAGACAGAGAGTGGCAGAGCTGGAACGGACTCTCTCTTCCATTTCGGCACAGCAGAAGCAGGCggaaaag CTGAATAAGGAACTAGAGAAGGAACGCGATGGCCTTCGACTTGAGTCCTTGAAGAACAG TAAAAGCAACGAGGAGCTGAAGCAGCAAAACTCTGAGCTCTCTGAGAAACTGAACACGCTTATTTCTGAGAATGCAGCCATGAGGTTGGAGGCAGGAGATCTTATGAAGAAGCTGGAGATGGCCGAGCTCATGATTCAACAG TTCTCCAATCATACAGGAGCGCCAGACACAAATCAGCAGCTTCGGATGGTTTTGGAAGAGCGAGATCAGCTTGGAGTCCAGTTAGCACAG ATGTCCGAGACTATCCAACAACTAACAGCTGAACGTGACCAGTACTTAGAGAATCTGAAGGAAGAAGGGTTTGTCTGGCAGGAAAGAGTCCGGCTTCTTTCTGAACAG ATCCAGACCTTGGGCCAGGAGAAACATACAGCCCAGGTACAGGTGGAACAGTTGGAGACGAGGGTTACAGAGCTTTTGCTGGCATCTG CAGCTGAGCTAACAGACACTGAGCCCACACCACTTTCAGGACCCTCTGAAATTGAGCTGGCCTTGCAGAGAGAGGTGGAGCAGCTACAGCAGAATTTAAATGATCTGCAGGACAGGTATCAGGCTCAGGTGCAGGACAACAGTCAACTGAGCTGGCTAAACCAGGAACAGGAAGAGCGCCTGCTGGAACTGGAGAAGACATTACAACGCCAAAGTGAAGATAATGTAGACAAGCAGCAGATCCTGGAAAACATGCAGAGTGATAAAGCCACGATCAGCCGGGCACTGACCCAGAACAGGCAACTGAAGGAACATTTGGCTGAGCTCCAGAATGGATTTGTCAAAATG ACAAATGAAAACATGGAGCTCACCGATGCATTGCAGAGTGAGCAGCATGTGAAAAAGGAGCTGGCCAAGAAGTTGGGGCAGTTACAGGAGACTTTGGGCGATTTTAAAGAGCAG CTGGCTGCAAAGGAGCAGGACATACAGCTTCTGCAGAGTCAGCGAGATGAGGTCTCTGCTCACCTCCAGCAGTACAGTGCAGCATATCAGCAGGTTTCCATTGAGAAAGAAGAGATCCAGAGGCAGTATCTCCTGCAGGCTCAGCTTATGGACAGATTGCAGCACGAGGAGGTGCAGGGGAAAGTCAGTGCAGAGATGCACCAGAAGGAGTTGCAAAAGAGCAGA GAGAACCTGGAGCTTCTCACCAAAGAAAACCAAGAGCTAAGAGCGCAAGTGCTCCAGATCCGTAGTGAGCCAGATAGCAGAGTGCTCAATAGGATAGAAG GAGATGGAGTGGAGAGTGAAGTGTATGAAGATGAGATTCCCAAGGCTTCTCTGGACATCCCTGAGGACTTTGAAAACAGAGAAGAGATG GTAACATTCATCACCTCTTCCATAGCAAAGGTGCAAGGGCAGCGGGAAGAGGTGGAAAGACAGCTGACCGAACAAAAGAGGTACTGTCAAGATCTATTGCGTCAGATATCCGAGATAAGGCGGCAGCAATCATCTGGAACAATGCATCATGCAGCAG CTCTTGGTATGGAAAGCATTCCCAGAGAGGTGTATGATGCATTGCAAAGTGCCATGGAGAAACTTCAA CTCCGGTTTACTGACTTGAAGCAGGAGAGAGTGGAGCTAAAGGATCGCGTAGAAGAGCTGGAGCATCGATGTATTCAGCTGTCAGGAGAAACAGACACTATTG GAGAATACATTGCACTTTATCAGAGCCAGAGAGCTATACTGAAGCAGCGTCATAATGAAAAGGAGGAGTACATTAGCCGACTGGCTCAGGACAAAGAGGAGATGAAG GCTAAGCTGCTGGAATTGCAAGTCTTGGTCATGAGGCTGGTAACTGAGCGCAATGAATGGTACAGGAGGTTTGTGGAAGCAACCCAGGGTCCCCAGACAGGGCCAGGAGAGTTTCCAGCAGAAAACCTTATGGAACTTGAAGCAAAAGAGTATGGAG CTCTGGAGGAAGTCAGCTTAGAAGAGGATGGGGGACAGGAAAAAGTCCAGTCATTGCCTCATTTGGCTGCCCCTCAGGAACGACCAAACCCAACCTCTGGATCAGAAGACCCAACCACTAAGCAAATTATGCAACTTCTGCATGAGATACAAAATCCCCAGGAACGGCCCGGTGCCTTGCTGCAGAATCCCTGCATCCCCTTTTTCTACCGTGCCGACGAGAACGACGAGGTCCGAATTATGGTGATTTGA